The following nucleotide sequence is from Paenibacillus andongensis.
GACTTTAATACGAAATCAAGAAGGAGGGAATCATAACCACAACAAATCATTAAAACAAGGGAGTATGGCCAATGAATTCAAATCATGTACCATTGACGTCATCAGAAATAGGAAACTTGTGGATGACTTATCAAGAGAAAACAATGTTATTGAGGTTCTTAGAGTATTTCCTTGAACATGCTGAAAATGAAGAAGTTCAACAAATCTTAAAATCGACTTACGATTCAACGGAACAAATGGTAGGATCCATTAAACACATTTTCCAACAAGAAGGAGCCGTTATTCCACTTGGATTTACAGGTAACGACATTAATAAAGGAGTTCCTAAGTTATTTGATTATCTATATGAACCCATGTTTTTACATATGATAAGCAAGATTGAAGCTAGTCTTTTTGCGTTGTACTCAACAATGTCCTATCGGAAAGATATAAGACAACTATTTAAGCAATTAACAGCAAACGCACAAGAAATGTTTGACCAATGTACACAATTTCTATTGGACAAAGGGGTACTTGTCCGCCCGCCTTTTATGACCATGCCCAAAGAAGTTGCCTTTGTTAAAGATAAAAATTATTTATCAGGTTTTAATTTGCTAAGGGAAACAAGAGCATTAAATGCTATTGAAATTTCCCTGATCCATCATGCCATTGAGACAAACCTTACAGGCATGCAATTAATGATTGGATTCGCCCAAGTCGCACAGGATAAACTTGTAAAAGAATATTTTATTGAAGGAATGAATTTGTCAAAGGACGTTGAAACTACACTAGGTGAATTTTTACGTAAGGATTACATAGAACCGCCTGCTACTCATGCAGGGAAAGCAACGAATTCAACGATTGCTCCATTTTCGGATAAGTTAATGATGTATATCACCAATTTATTAGGATCATTTAGTATTGGGAGTAATGCACTTGGTGGAGCTTTTAGTTTACGAAGTGATTTGCTGTTGACGATGGCGCGACTTACTCAGAAGATTGTACCCTTTGTCAAAGATGGTGGAGAAATCTTGATCAAATACGGCTGGATGGAGGAGCCGCCACAAGTAGAAGATAGAAGACAACTAACGAAATCGTGACTGAAAATGTGTTGTTCATTTTTTAACTAATGAAGGACTAAACCTTAATAAAAGTGGAAGAGGCTGCCGACATAATGGATCGGCAGCCTTCTTGGTTAACAGGCAGTTATCTTTAAAAGATAATTGCAAATTCATGCGATTCGTTAAAAATCCGAATAAGCTGCTGCATTAAAACTTTCCGGACCGACCCGAAGCGGTAGGGTGCTATTGGAACTTATGAATGCGGAATAAATAAGTTGGCTAGTAGGAGGAGCTGGGACGTTGTAATCTGATCCTGTAACGGTATAAGGAAAGATAAGAGACCCCTCTACTGGTGCTGTAGCTGGTATGGTTAGATTAGCGGAGTACACCAATGGATCTGTTATCAGTGTTCCTCTTACAACTTGGATAAGGATAGTTAAATCTGTTGCGTTACCTGGAAACGAAATGGTTGCAGTTGCAGTAAATTGAACACGTATGAGTCCTCCTGGATTCAAACATTCTAGCCCAACCTGTCCAAATAGTGTGGGAGTGCTGGAGGTCGAAGAACTGATCGATTGTTGAAAACTAGCATTTTGCGATGTTCTTGCATCTAATAACCAAGGCATTAAATACACCTCCTTTTTGACGAAGCTTATTTATTATATGAAGCCATATTGAGAAAAGGTTGTATGCTTTGTCCTATTTATGCGTTGTCGGTTAAGCTGGATTCAAACGAGATTGAGTGCCTAGAGGAGTCTTATGTAATGGATACGGCAATCTAAACTAGAAAGACGGACCACTGCATGTACAGTGGTCCGTCTTTCTCTTTAAGGAAAATTGGATTTGCCCATAGTAAAATAAGGCTGTAATTTATAGATTAAAATGTATAGATCAAATGTTGGGATTGATAGTTAATTCGGCAATTTAAGGAGGCAATAGTGTCTTGAAATGAGGTTTCGATGGGTAGAAAAAAGGGGAAGGGGTATTGCCTTGCCAAGTCAATCCTCAAGAACTTGAATCATGGGCATTTGGTTTATTAATCGGTAATGTTTCTCATATAATATTCAATAATATCTTTCCTGCGAATAATGCCAATGAAAATATTGTCATCATCTACAACCGGAACGAAATTTTGATCAGCTGCTAGCGCCAGCATATCTTCCATGTTTGCATGAATGGAAACGGACTCATTGTGAATATGTTTCTCGATTTCGCTCACTTGCACTTGATGGATATTATCAAAATGAATCCCAGGTGTATTCTTTAACGTCCATAACAGGTCACCTTCCGACAATGTACCCGTATATTTCCCGTCACTATCAACAAGAGGAAGAGCTGTATAATAGTGATTTTCTAATTGTTCTAACGCTTCCTTCATGGAAGCTGACGATGTGATAAAGGCAACCTTGTCTTTGGGTAATAGAAAAGAGGCTATCTTCATAGGTATAAACTCCTTTTCTCTGAAATTTCAAATAACGATATGTTAATTAAAACATAAATATCTTACAAAGACATTGAAAGTTGTTTCCATTTTAGCATGAGTCGCCAGAATATGTCATACAGGATCGAATACCGGTAGCCTAATAAATGAGTTCATCCAATACTTGCGATAGCCTAACCAGATCCTCCCTAATGTCCCGACAAGACCTACCGATCATACTCAACTCTTTCCAGCCTTCCTCAATCTCGGCAATCATCAGGTCGATATCTCCATTCGTGATCTTTCTTTCCTCCATATTGGTCAGCATTCTAAGCTCCTTTAATCATGATAATGTTTCAATAGTATAAGTTTCGTTATGTAGTTCGCGAATGAGGGTGTAGAAGACAGTCGAATAATAAACTGAACTGTTCGAGCGGGATATTTTAATTAAAATCAATTCTTATCTTCTATTTTAAAACTATATATTGCATCATTAGTACAGAATCATAAGCTCAAGAGTAAAGGGGATGTGCTGCTCAAATGAGTAAAATTCAGGAATTTAACGCGCTGCATGAATCCAATGAAGTTTTATTGCTGGGGAACGCCTGGGACCTACTCTCCGCTCTGTCACTTGAGAAAGCCGGATTCAAAGCCATCGGTACAACGAGTTGGGGAGTAGCGCAAAGCTTAGGATATTCGGACGGCGAAATGATTGAATTTGCCATACAGCTTAATGTTGTGAAAATGATCGTAGATCATGTGAAAATACCTGTTACTGCAGACATTGAGTCTGGTTATGGAAAAGACGATCAAATGATAGTCGACAATGTCTTAAAACTTGCAGATTTAGGTGCTGCAGGAATTAATATAGAGGATTCGCTCAAGAACCAAGCTGGTCTCAAACCATTGGACCAACAATGCCATCTTTTATCGAAAATTAGAACAGCATTAGAGAAAAATGGCTATCAAGGATTTTATATCAACGCGAGGACGGATACCTACTTACAAAATCAAAATCCTCTAAATGAAACGATTGACAGAGCAAATGCCTATGTCGAAAGCGGAGCAAGCGGTATTTTTGTTCCCGGATTGAAAGAAGATGACGAAATTAGAGCAATTCTATCTCAAACAAATGCCCCACTAAATATTATGTCTTTGCCGGGACTTACTAACTGTAATAAGCTTAAGGAGCTTGGAATCAAAAGGTTAAGTATTGGAGGTGCGTTATATCGGAAGGTTAACAACTTATTGGATCATTGTGCGGCTCAGATTTATGAGTCTCAGGATACATCGATATTATTTAATTAAATAAATATGAAATCGTATAACCTGAAGAGCAGAGGCCACCGCCTTTGCTCTTTTTGTATGGAATTTTGATCATAATCTTAAGTTTAGTTGTGTCAAATAAACTTGACATTATGTTTGGTAGACAATATACTATGTAAAGAATACTTTACTTATTAGTAAATGTTAACAAAAAAAGGAGAGGTGAATATGTCCTTTCAAGAAAAGAAAAACATCGTATCTTTATTTACCACCTTACTCATTTTTTCTATTTATAGTATGTATGTGTTTCAAAAGTACCAAGAAGGGAGCTTTCATGCATCGAATGAATTCAGCTTCTGGGGAGCCTTTATCTTAATCTTAATCCCGGTGTCGATTGTAGCAAAAGTCATCATTCATATCGTATTCAGTATACTTAATACCCTAGCAACGAAAGAGAAAGAACCCTTAATTACGGATGAGCTGGACAAATTAATTGCATTGAAATCCACGAGAAATTCTCATTATGTTTTTATCATTGGTTTTTTACTATCCATGATACCGCTGGTCATGGATCAACCACCCTATGTCATGTTCATCATACTTATTGGTTCAGGTTTATTGTCAGAGGTGGTTGGAATCAGCACACAGCTATATCTCTATCGAAAAGGAGTCTAAGATGGGCAAGGGGCACATTAGCAACAATATTCGGACCTTACGTTTTAATCATGATGAAATGACCCAACAACAATTAGCGGATAAAGCAGGAGTGACACGACAGACCATTGTTGCCATCGAGAAAGGAAATTACTCTCCATCTCTGGAATTAGCTTTTCGTATTGCTAACGTCTTCGGCCGAAAGTTAGAAGAAGTGTTCTCTTTTGAGGAAAATTAGGAGGGGTTAGAAATGACAAACCGTAACAACGAAGCTTCACCGCTTTTTTATGCTAGAATCGCTGGGATCGGGCTTCTACTTATGGCCATACTTGCTATGTTTTCTAATTTTTCTGTTCTTGAGGGTCTAATTATTCCGCATGATGCAGCAGCAACGGTTAATAACCTCATAGCCAATGAGATGTTATTTCGGAGTGGATTTATCAGCTTTATCATCGTGCTTATTCTTGATTTGCTGGTAGCTTGGGCACTATATGTTCTGCTCAAACCCGTTAATAAGAATCTTGCTATGCTCGCGGCGTGGTTTAGGTTGGTCTACACCGCTATTTTTGGGATCGCCTTGTCTAATTTATTAAATGTTTTGCCACTTCTAAGGGGTGCTGAATACTTGAAGGCATTCACAACAGATCAATTAAAGTTATACGCTCAGGTGATGTTACTGATCGATGCATTTAAAAATGGATGGCTGATTGGTCTGGTATTTTTTGGATTCCATTTGCTGTTCGTTGGTTATTTAATCATCAAGTCGGGAGGCTATATTCCAAGAATAATTGGGATCTTCTTGATCCTTGCATCTGCGGGATATGTCATAGATAGTCTTGCTCATTTTCTTCTACCCAACTACGCCGACTACCAAACGATATTCCAACTGATTGTAGCCGTACCGGGTGTGATCGGGGAGCTATCCTTAGCTTTCTGGCTTCTGATTAAGGGGGTAAGGGTTCAACAACGGCAATAGCTATCCAAAAGAAGAGGGATACTTATTGGATTATGGTTTCGAACAATATGACGAATTAGACCGAACAAAATGCCCCCTCAATCCCTCACAACCCTCAACAGGCAACAAATTACCTACCCATCACAAACAACTGTCCGTTCTTCCGCGACACTCCTTTCGGTACAATGAAAGCGCATACTGTTTCGCGAAGGAGAAATGAATCATGAACTTTGACCTGAACGTTGTACCTTTCAGCCGGAGAGAATCGTTCCTAGCGATTTCGCTTCTGCCTGAAGCCCAAGATCGACAACAAGGCCTGTATCTGCGCACCGTACGTGGCGGCGATGATAAATTCGGTGAGGCGTTTCATATCGATATGCTGGATGAAAGCGGTCAATCCGTGCCATTCCAGGCAATAGCTTGCCCGGAGTTGATCCGGCTTGAATCGACGGCAGGCATAACGGCTGAAATATGTATCTCGGATCGCCGAACATTTCGGATTCGTACGAAAGGCTGTGGAATCCGCTTAACTTTCCGCACGGCTGCTTACGATTACGCGTATCAAGCAGCTTCCAGCAGCTGGGAAGTGAACAGCTTCACCCATGAATGCAGGTTCATGCTGACAGCGCTAGTTGGCGACTTGAAGATGGAAGTGCCATGGGACAAAATTAAGAGTTCCTACGTAATCGCAGACTTCTTGCCTGAAGGCAAATCGGGCATTTCCGAGTTTGCTGTAGAGGAATTCCACACCGTGTGGGAGCCGCGCAATGCTTGGGAATCCTTCGATGACGCTGTGAAACAAGTGAAGGAAGAGTTTAACCAATGGCTGGATCGCTCTCTGCATTTGCCTGAACGCTTGCACGAAAGTCGGGAACTTGCGGCTTATATCACGTGGTCCTGCCTCGTTCCGGCAGAGGGGTGCCTGACCCGACCTGCAATGTATATGTCGAAGAACTGGATGACGAATATTTGGAGCTGGGATCACTGCTTCAATGCGATGGCGCTAGTTCGCCATGATCCAAAGCTGGCATGGGATCAATTCATGATTTTCTTTGACCGTCAGGATGAGAGTGGCTTGATTCCGGATTTCATCAATAATAAGTACGAGCTCTGGAACTGCAACAAGCCTCCGATTCACGGTTGGACCCTTTCCTGGATGATGGCCAGAACGGACTATATTAAGGATGCGCAGCTTCGGGAGGTCTATGAACCACTCTCTAAATGGACGAAATGGTGGTTCCGATATCGCGACGGCGATGGAGATGGCATTCCGCAATACAATCACGGTAATGATTCTGGCTGGGACAACAGCACAGCCTTCAATAATGGCATTCCAGTAGAAAGCCCGGATTTAGCGGCTTTTCTCATTCTACAAGCAGAACTGCTTGCTGAGATTGCGGGACTGCTCGGGTATGCGGAGGAAGCGAGCGAATGGCGGCGCCTTGCGGAGGGCACACTTGAGAAGATGATTCGTCATTTCTGGAAGGATGGCCGCTTCACGGCTTGCAGCTCCGGCACGCATGAGTTATCCGAAGGGGACAGTCTCCTCTTGTTCGTTCCCATCCTTTTAGGCAAACGTCTGCCCGAGCAGATCCGCACAGCTTTGCTGAAGGGGCTAAGGGATGAAGAGCGGTTCTTAACCACGAATGGTTGGGCGACAGAGAGTGTGAAAAGTCCTTTCTACAATCCGGACGGCTATTGGCGAGGTCCGATCTGGGCACCGTCAACCATGCTGCTCGTGGAAGGAGCAGCCGCAGCGGGTGATCGTGAACTGGCAGAAGAGGTAGCGCGCCGATTCTGCAGTATGCTGGATCGCAGCGGAATGGCCGAGAATTTTGACGCGATTACGGGACAAGGTTTGCGTGATCGGGCTTTTACATGGACATCGAGCGTGTTCTTGATTTTAGGAAATGAGTACACAACTTAAATAAAACCTGCACTTCCTCCTGTTACAAAATGAGCAGAGGGGAGGTGCTTTTCCGGTTTGAGGGCATCGGAACTCAATATTTGAATAGGGAAGCTAACGCGGCCTATGTTGGAATCTCATGGATGGAAGATACATTGTTCGCTGAAAGTGTTCCATGCTACACTTAAGAGTAAGATTTTTCAGAGAAGCTGGAGGGAGGGTGCGATCATCAAAGATTATTTGCAGAAGCGATTCAACATCCGCCTTTTATCTGGCTCTTATCGGAGCATTCGCACGAAGCTGCTCTTCTGTTTTCTCATTGTGACGATTATTCCGCTGCTCTCGCTTGGGGCCTTGTCTTACTATCAGTCCGCGAAGGTCATTAATTCTCAGTTTGGCAAATATGGGGAGAACGCTGTGGCGCAGTTGGAGCAGCAGATGAGTTCCTATTTGAATCGGATGAATCAGACGACGGAGACGGTTTATTCTTATTTACTTGATCCTGCAAGGGTCGATCTAGGGAACCAGGTTCCGACGACTTATAAAGAAATTATGGATAAGGATGATTTTGAAGTTCTTCTGAAAGCGCTTAAAACTGATCGGACGACTGGCATTTATATTATTACGAGCTCCGGCTACTATTATGGAGAAAATAATCTTGATGTCTCGAAGCTCAGCCGTATTCCGGCTTGGCAGTCCATGTCGGGCGCTAATGAAGGGAAGTACTGGCTAGGATTTTATGCTCAGAATCATGGGATGAAGGAAACCGAAGATTCCGGGATGCCCGTTCTGGGCTTAGCTGTCCCGATTAACAATCCATACGGAGCGCTGCGGGGAAGCAAAATTCTTATTGAGGAGAATGCTGAAGATCTGCTTCATATGTTTAGGCTATTCGAGAACGATACGAAGGCTCATCTCCGAATAGCAGATCCGCAGGGGCGAATTATATATGAGACAGTAACTGCCTTCACATCGCAAACCAGTGATATTGTTTGGAACAAAACACTTGCGGCTAATCAATGGACGATCGAGGCGAGGCTGCCTGCCCAGTCGTTTTATCGCTCCTCCGGCATTATAAGATCGAATACCATTATGGTTGCTGTTGCTTCATGTCTATTGGCTTTTGGGTTAGCGTATCTATTCTCATCTCGATTCACCGCGCGGATTCGCCGTCTTAAGGATGCGATGCAGAAGGTCAGCTTCGGTAAGCTGCATACAAGGACTCAGGTTGAAGTCAATGATGAGCTGGGCATTTTGGATACTAGTTTTAACAATATGGTTGGAGGCATTCAGACTTTGATTGGCGAGGTTGAACGGAGCGAGCGGCTGAAGAAGGAAGCGGAGCTGAAGGCCTTCCATTATCAGATCAACCCGCATCTGCTCTTCAATACACTTAACTCCATTCAATGGAAAGCCAGGCTTCAAGGAGCAGAGGATATCCGCCAAATGCTGTACCATCTCACGATGGTGCTTGAAGGTAATCTAGATATCTCGCAGGAGCTGATATCGCTTGGCCGAGAGCTGCGGATGATTGAGCATTTTCTGAAAATCCAAGAGGTCCGATATGGCCCTGTTTTCAAGTATGAACTGGCATGCGATGAACAGCTCAAGCGTTATCTAATTCCCCGAATGACACTGCAGCCGTTGTTCGAAAATATTTTCTTCCATGGCTTCGAAGATGGCAAGGGAATGATTCGCCTGACCGTTCGGGATGAAGGCAATCATTTACGGCTTACACTATCCGATAATGGAGCGGGTATTCCTGCGGATAAGCTGAAGCACCTGCTTCGGCCAAGCGATACGAAGCGTAAGGGCAGAGGAGGCTTAGGCGTGCAAAATGCAGATCAGAAATTCAAACTGCATTTTGGCCTGCAGCATGGGCTAACGGTCCAATCTATCCAAGGAGAAGGGACAACGATCATCATAGAATGGCCAAAGAAGGAGGAGAGTCCGCATGGAAACAATCAAGACCATTAAGGTGATTATCGCAGATGACGAGAGCATCGTTCGTAAAGGACTTCGTTCCACGGTTCCTTGGGATAAATACGGAATGGAAGTGGTGGCGGACGCCCCGAATGGCCGCAAAGCTTGGGAAGCTTTCCTTGAGCATCGGCCACAAGTTGTCATTACTGACATTGTTATGCCCGAAATGGACGGAATCGAATTGTCACGCCGAGTCAAGGAAACAGCACCCGATACGAAAATCATTCTGCTCAGCTGTCACCGGGATTTCGAGTACGCTCAGCAGGGAATGAAGCTGGGAGCAGCCGGCTATCTGCTCAAAACCGCCTTCGAGGATGAAGAGCTGGAAGGCATGTTGGCGAAGTTTCAACATGAGCTTGCGACAGCTCCTTCGGCACCAGCAGCTGCCCAGACAGTTGGCTGCGAAGATGAAGATGAGCGGCTCGGTACCTTGCTCTATGCTTGGTTGAATGGCCACAATGACAAACTTGTCGGGGAGATGGAGAAACGCACCCGCGAGGTGTGGTCTTTCCACAGTGAGCCGGTTTACACTTATCTGATCAAAACTTCCGGGTGTGAAGCGTCATGGCTAGATCTGTTGAAGGAAGCGCTAGAGGAAGATCGCCAGCTATGTAAAGGGGCAGTCATTCCCTATGGGGATGACCGCTGCTACTTTATCGTGCCCGAATCGCTTCTAAATGCTGCGGAGAGCTTGCTTGTGGAGAGAAAGAGCGAGAATGCGAAGCTGCAATGGGCCAGAAAAGGGCCGCTTACAAGTACAGAGGAACGTCTTGAAGCGTTGTTAGTCCTGCATAAAGCTGCGGAACTGGAGAAAGCCTATGGCGTAACAGCCGCAGATTGGCCGGAGCCGATCTGGAAAGCGGTTAAGCTTCTGCATGACAATCCAGCGGCTGAATGGTCTGTCAGCGATGTGGCTGGACAGGTTGGTCTCAGCCGAAGCCACTTCTCTATTATTTTCAAGAAAACGCTGGGAGACAGCTTTGTGGCTTTTCAATACAAACGTAAGCTCAAGCTGGCCTACGGATTATTAAAGGATACAACGCTGACGATGCAGGATATTGCTGAGCGCACGGGGCTTGGAGACAGTAAATATTTCAGCAAATGGTTCAAGCGCTGCACAGGCCAAACGCCGAGCCAGTACAGAGCCGAACATAAAGACGGCACCCTCCGAACATATGGACACCCACCTCGGTGAATCGAACAAAAACGCACAAACATTCGAATAGTTATCGGTTTTGAACCGCTTTCATTTTAGTTATGATGAAAGCGGTTCAATTATTATCTACTCATTCACGGATAGGGGAGCTGACAGAATGATCAAGAAACTTTCACTCATTGTTCTTACGACTGCAATGGCGGTGACGACGCTTACAGCATGCACCAGCAATAACGAAGGTACGACTAGCAAGGCGACACAACCGGCGAAAGGTAGCGATGCTGCCAAAGAGAAGACGCTTCGATTCGCTACATGGGATACCGGGGATGCGCTGAAGATCGAGCAGGATATCGCGAAGAAGTTTGAAGCGAACCATCCAGGAACGAAGGTTCAGGTAGAAGCGTATGCCGATGGTTTTGACCAGAAGCTAGCTGCGGGTTTCGGCGCTACGAATCCTCCCGATGTCATGTACATGTGGGACTTTCCAACGTATCATCAATCGCTTGAGCCGCTGGGCACCTACGCTGATGGGGACAAGGATCTGAAAAAGGAAGATTTCTACAAAGGGTTGTTCAATTACGCGACGATCGAGAACAAGCTCTATGGAATCCCAGCTGGCTTCACGACTCGTGTCGTGTATTACAACAAGAAGATGTTTGATGATGCTAAGATTCCTTATCCGAAGGACGGCTGGACATGGGATGATTTCCAGGAAATCTCCAAGAAGCTGACGGATAAAGCCAAGAAACAGTATGGTTTCGGTGTTCGAGCGGATAACGATACGTACGATCTGCAAGGATTTGTATGGAGTAACGGCGGCTCTTATATTTCTAATGACGGCAAGACGATAAACGGCTTCATGAACAGCAAAGCAACTGCCGGAGCTATTCAAATGTTCGGGGATATGGTTAAGAACGGTTCGGCCGTACTCGCCGGAGGTAAAGGACAGCAAAGCGGTGAGGATATCTTCAAAGGCGGCAAAATCGCCATGTGGGAAAGCGGTATCTGGCCGCTGGAATCGTTCAAGGAAGCAGGCATTGATGTAGGGACAGTGGAGATGCCGGCTTTTCCAGGCAAACCAGTCAAAGGTGTGATTGCTGAATCAGCCCTATCTATTGCGAAGGATTCGAAACAGAAGGATTTGGCTTGGGAGTTTATCAAATATTATGTTTCCAATGAAGCGATTAAGATGCGCGTAGCGGATTTACCAGTCAGAGTAAGTGTCGTAAACGAGCTTAAGAAGGATCAGGATCCTCTGTACAAGCCGTTTTATACAATGCTGCAGCGCTCCGACAATTCGCCGGCGTTTCTGCTCAATGCCAAGTGGAACGAAGTGAACCGTCAGCTATCTTCGGCCGTAGAGGCAACTGTGCTTGGCAGTAATGCACAGGATGCGCTGGATCAAGCCGTCAAAGACAGCGAGCGTTATTTGAAATAAGATTTCTACAGAAAGAAGGTTAGGAGATGGCTCAGACCTACCCGCAGCAGGCAAACGCAGGGAAACCAATGGCCAGCCTCAAGCCTAGAAGGAAACTCAGTTGGGGTGGGGTAACTCCCTACCTCTTCATTTTCCCATGGATCTTCGGATTCCTAGTGTTCACTTTAGGGCCGTTGTTATTCTCGCTTATTATTTCATTTTTCGATTGGCCGATTGTAGGTAAAGTGCGCTTTATCGGTTTAGGTAATTATGTGAATATGTTTACGAAAGACCCGCTGTTCTGGAAATCGTTCTGGGTGACTATCAAGTTCGCAGCGCTGTTTGTTCCGCTCAATATAGCGGTTGCGCTTGGACTTGCGATACTTCTTAATCAGAAAATTCGCGGCAGCGCGATTTTTCGAACCGCGTTTTACTTGCCCTCTGTGATCTCAGGCGTGGCGCTAGCTATGATCTGGTCCTGGGTGTACAGCGGAGATTACGGCATTCTGAATTATTTTCTGTCGATTATCGGTGTGCAAGGTCCGGACTGGTTGAATAATAAACAATGGTCTCTGGTAGCGATGGTCGTTGCCAGCCTATGGGGACAAGGCTCGATGATGCTCGTTTTTCTTGCAGGGCTCAAGGGAATACCGAAGGATCTCTACGAATCTGCTTCGATCGATGGTGCTGGTAAGCTCAGACAATTCTTTAGCGTTACGATTCCGATGCTCAGCCCGACCATTATATTCAATCTGATTACATCCATCATCGCGGCGTTCCAACAGTTGACCCTTGCGCTCCTGCTCACCGGAGGCGGTCCGCTGAAATCAACGTATTTCTATGCGATGTATATGTATGAGAATGCTTTTAAGTTTTTTAAAATGGGTTATTCCGCGGCTAACGCATGGTTCATGTTCCTGATTGTCCTCAGTCTGACGTTCCTTGTATTCAAATCGTCAGAGGCTTGGGTGTTCTATGAAGGTGAAATGAAGCAAAAGTCACAGAAGAAAGTGAAATCAGGCGAAAGGAGGCGGTCTGCATGAAACGGATCATCGTTTATACGATGCTGATAATCTGCTCACTGCTGTTCGTCGCTCCGTTGTTCTGGGCGGTGACGACGGCGGTGAAATCCCCTTCGGAGCTGTACCTTTTCCCGC
It contains:
- a CDS encoding ABC transporter substrate-binding protein, which produces MIKKLSLIVLTTAMAVTTLTACTSNNEGTTSKATQPAKGSDAAKEKTLRFATWDTGDALKIEQDIAKKFEANHPGTKVQVEAYADGFDQKLAAGFGATNPPDVMYMWDFPTYHQSLEPLGTYADGDKDLKKEDFYKGLFNYATIENKLYGIPAGFTTRVVYYNKKMFDDAKIPYPKDGWTWDDFQEISKKLTDKAKKQYGFGVRADNDTYDLQGFVWSNGGSYISNDGKTINGFMNSKATAGAIQMFGDMVKNGSAVLAGGKGQQSGEDIFKGGKIAMWESGIWPLESFKEAGIDVGTVEMPAFPGKPVKGVIAESALSIAKDSKQKDLAWEFIKYYVSNEAIKMRVADLPVRVSVVNELKKDQDPLYKPFYTMLQRSDNSPAFLLNAKWNEVNRQLSSAVEATVLGSNAQDALDQAVKDSERYLK
- a CDS encoding carbohydrate ABC transporter permease, whose protein sequence is MASLKPRRKLSWGGVTPYLFIFPWIFGFLVFTLGPLLFSLIISFFDWPIVGKVRFIGLGNYVNMFTKDPLFWKSFWVTIKFAALFVPLNIAVALGLAILLNQKIRGSAIFRTAFYLPSVISGVALAMIWSWVYSGDYGILNYFLSIIGVQGPDWLNNKQWSLVAMVVASLWGQGSMMLVFLAGLKGIPKDLYESASIDGAGKLRQFFSVTIPMLSPTIIFNLITSIIAAFQQLTLALLLTGGGPLKSTYFYAMYMYENAFKFFKMGYSAANAWFMFLIVLSLTFLVFKSSEAWVFYEGEMKQKSQKKVKSGERRRSA